In Anthonomus grandis grandis chromosome 17, icAntGran1.3, whole genome shotgun sequence, the DNA window TTGCCTGGAATTTgattaaattctgaaaaaaattatccacgattcaactgcctggaaataaaaattgtagtcAAAGTTACatgaaatttttgtaaattctgCGCAAATGTATTATTGATTCAAatacttgaaataataaaatgaatagaCTTCACttcctaaaataaattcttttctttatttaattccaggtaATTGAATCATGAATTCCTTTGCCTTATTCCAGACAGATGAGCTATATATGGTTTTTCTTTAGCTGCCTGTTAGCTCCAGAATTTCTCTACATATCCATTCTTGCTTTCTTTTAATCTCTGATTTAAAGTGCTTAATTGTGCCCTCTTTTAgtatcacaaaacagttttactattaaccaaaactctttatttaattataacaatttaaaGCAGTTGagtgattttattattccaggcagttaaacaaacaattttgtCTCACTACTGCCTCAAATTTGAGAAGGAAGGAgtgcaaatgcctggaattataacaaaaataactcaaatgcctaaaatttgaaaaaaaattactcaatgGCCTGAAACTTGAAGAATAAAAACTCGACTGCTTAGAATTCAGGAAAATAGGACTCAAATACCTggcattccaggcagttgaccaaacaattttttctcaCTACTgcctcaaatttgaaaaaaaagaatgcaaatgcctgaaatttgaaaaaaaaaacaactcaaTAGCCTGAaagctataaaataaaaagtcgaCTGCCTAGAATTTAGGAAAAACGGACACAAATACCTGCAATAGTATTCTTTAGGCAGTTGagtgattttaatattccaggcagttgaacaaacaattttttctcaCTACTGCctcaaatttgagaaaaaaggaaggcaaatgcctggaattataacaaaaataactcaaatgcctaaaatttcaaaaaaaaattactcaacagcctgaaagttgaaaaataaaaaacccgaCTGCCTAGAATGAAAAACGGATTCAAGTAAATGAAATTCCAGGGCATTTCTCAATCGTTCTttaatcaatgcatttattaatatcttgTTGATTAAAGGCAGTATCTCAATTCATGCTagcaaagtaataattaatgagAACAAAAACACAGtttatataatcataataataagcCTCATACTTAAGATCTTAATCATAATtaataggaatatttatttgttccttTATACCGCATATGGCAGATTAAAATCACCACACATATAATGTAATGATTAATACACAGTCCATCCATTAAGAAATTTGTACATCCGTAATCGTCCTGAATATTTAGGAACCATTTTTCAATCAGAAATAGACATTCttatgtatctataaaaataagaGTCTAATGGCTTCTTAAGACAATCTATCTACTGGACTCAAGTAAACTAAATATACTTTTCAAAACATCTTTTGGAAAGTCAATAATCAATTGGGCGAGATTCAGGTCATTTGGTTACAGAGAAACAAATAATCTGTTCTTCCACCAATGAATGGCGTTCCAATGGACAAAGTCTACTGGATTGTCCAAAATTATAATCCATAGGATGTCCATTATTAATCCATGGACACTTTGACTCAGTTCGAACCAATACTGAAGATCCATTGGAGGGTGTGTGCTGTCTGGGTCGCTTAAACGTCATTTTGCTTCCCTGGGAGAAATCCCGATTTTctcgaataaaaaattaaataatttgttctGTGATTCTTCTTAGGTTTAGGGTGTCTAGAGGCTAAGGTTtcttttttgtacatttttcacTCTTTTATATCTGtagatgtttaaaataaatgttaccAAACGAActccactgtttttttttctctccaGTAAGTTCCTTTAATTAATCCACAAGGTAAGAAACTCACCACGCTCTTACACCCCAATTGCAGCTTAAATAACACACCACCACACGCTTTTCACTATAGTCGCTTATAATCCATTGACACACCACTTCTTCTCACCagtaaaattttcaaaaccatCCTTAAACTAACTCACTTTTTAGGACCACGTGGGCAACCAGTCCTCACCACTCTCAACCCCACGGAACGCCAACCCTTACAAAGTCCTGGTAGAGAAATACGAGGCATTGGTGGAGGTGCATCGGGGTAACCCACTGAAAACCTCCTCCTCCAAGTCCTTCCAAGAGGAGATGCACATGTCCGGAGAGTTCACCACCAGCACCAAAGACACCGACGAAGAGAGCGGACATGGTGGCAGCCACATCACCACCAAACAGCACAAACTCACCAGGAAAACCTTCTCCACCCCGACAGACTTCTCGGAAGCGGAAACCAGCTCTTCCGGTTTCTCAGACGAGACCAGCAACAAATCCACTCAAACCGATGGTAGGGTGGGCTCGTTCTTGTGCACGATTGCCGACGGTGAAGACTGCAAGTTCAGCATTTACGACGACGCCAGTCCCTTCGATTCACGTTTTAGGGACCGACCTGAGTACCGGGATCTTTTCAAGGAGATCTTCAGGGTGCTGAAGAAGGCGGCGGAAAACAAGGCCGAAGGCGAGGAGCTACCGTTGCTAGATGACGTAAGCAAGACGGTACCGCCGCAAGTGCCTCCGGTCACACCGATGAACGAACAGTTGCCGGATTTTCCGGACGATGACACGCAGAGCGTCATGTCTTCAACCATGTCGGAATTGTCGACGCAAAACGAGACAACTACCATCGTCGAGAGTATTATCGAGAGTCTAAACCAACCGATTCCGGAAACAGTAGAACCTCTTAAGGCGGAGTGTGTGTTGCGTCCTCTGGTGCGACAACCTCTGGAGTACGTCTCTATCGAGAGCAGAAAACGATCCTCGTCCAGAAAGAAGAACAAGTACACCGAAAGATCTGACTCGCCGATGACCCACATCATCGGTAGTCCAAAGATCACTTACTCGAGCCGACCGAACTCTGGCAGAAGGAGGAATAATAAGCAGAGTCCTTCAGCTGCTGCAGACGAGAATATTTGGAACGGGAACACTTTGCAGTTTTGGGCTACGACTAGGGCCAATGTGGCCTCACCTACGCCCAGCCAGGGTAGCGGTAGAGGAGGGTATTTTGAATATAAACCGAGTCCTGCCTCACAAGACTTGAACAAGTTGAAGAATCTGGAGAAGACCTATGCGGAGGTGCTGAGGAGCGATGTGAAGAAGCAAGAGATGAGGAGGCACAGGAGGACCAAGTAAAATGGAATTTGGACGAGATTTTAAGttgttatatgttttattaaaagagAGATGCAATGAGGGACAATTCTGTTGGGGGAAGGTTTCAATGGGATTCCctctacagggtgttacaaaataagatgctggtccttaagggtgttaattcttaggtgattttaaaaagaaaagtttaaatgaaGCTATGTTCTAAACCTCTCAACTTGTGAGCTATAGGGtgttaaaatcttaagaaaaaaatcgtttactcATTATAACTTTAATACCTTTCTAGAAGTTGAACCAGTAGCGTCCGTACAGGAACGTAAAgtaaatattcttgaaaaatattatgtgCGCTACTggttttctgtaaaattaaaatcatttaaatctttatttatttaaggacaaatttgattttttgacttttttcgTCTGACATGCGATTACCgcattaaaaaagtaaaaccaTTAACAGCCAATTTATtagtaacaaaaattaaatttatttattttataagcaCATGTATCTACATATATTACTTTACCATTAAATAATACGtgaacaaaaatgaaaatagtttaTATTAGCTGTTGAAAGTGGCCACCACCTGCCATTATGCATGCTTCATCACCTCTCTATCATTGAGTTTCATACCCTTTGAAATTCTCTCAATTTCTCTTTGATTGCTGTAAACCGGCGTCTTAAGATGTCCCCACAGGAAAAATCGAGAGTGTTTAGATCTGGCGATCTAGGTGGCCACGAGTGTGATCCACCACGACCTATTCAACGATAACTTATTataatgttgatttaaaaattccCGTACTTGGACTTTACTTTAcataggtaaatatttttacatatgtttatgaaataattaaatttatttttttttaataataaattagccatgcatatatatgtttaaatttttttttcgcgaATATCGCATGTCGAACgaaaaaagtcaagaaattaattttgttggTTAATAAATCGGcattagaaaatagtttttattttaccgAAAAGCAATGGcgtacataatatttttcaaaaatattccgTCTACATGCCTGTACTCACGCTActagtaaaacttaaaaaaaaaatcccctACATCAAAAAATGGCTGCTGATTgtaataaatttcataaatagGAAGTTACTATGAAGAAACGATTTTCTTCTTAAGATTTAAATACTATGTAGCTCAAAAATTTAGGCCTTTAGGACATAGCTTTATTTGAACTTCTCTTCTTACAATCACCTAAGGATTAACACCTTTAAGAATCAGCTTCTTATTTTGTAACACCTTGTACATAGATACATTTTGTGAGAAAatacgatatttttttttaatgtggcaccctgtttgttaataaaaaatcccggatattctcaaaaactatacagTGTGACTCTGCGGGCACTGCCCTGATGTAATGCAATCAGTGCAGTTTCTGGagaaccaccctgtatataattttattttgatggaCACCCTgtcttttctgaaaaattatagCGGATTCTTTTAACTGAGTAATATTCCACATTACAGGGTGTCCCTTTTAaagtgtatattttatttagttatatgAGGctgatgatattatttttttttatgtacataTGAGTTGTGAAtgtttatttgttgtttattatttgacTTCATCATATGTTAGACTTGTTTGTCCCATTTGACCGCGAGAGAAGCTTATACCGGACACGCTCTTTATCAAGTTGAAACAACCCTGATGTTAATATGTGCCAATTTGGATATAATAGTATTTAAATGTCTTTAGCGAATAGCATTTAGGAGTTTTCGCTTGTAATATTATCGGATTGACTacgaaatattttgttttttgtgtgtACCACGCGTTCGAAGCATTTCTAGCGATTCTACTATACTCAGAacgagattttaaaattttagagaaaaGTTCAATATTAGTAGTGTTTTTACGATTATGTAGTGAAGTAATATttctgaataaattattttactgtcCTTAAGAGTGTAGTTTTATTAACTTTTCGAAAAGAATTTTTCCTATTTATGGATTAAAGAGATAGG includes these proteins:
- the LOC126746204 gene encoding myosin-9-like isoform X2; this encodes MDECMNSDDFEREFDSICFDGGEIDLHLAAELGKTLLDRNRELETLLKEKQTTIEDQKLEIEYLTKQTVALKEVNDARLRIYEQLEVSIQDLERTNHRLQLENNTEKKNVKSLNANVEQLEARTQELTAAIEEIRESSAKEISKYERLTAALESQLENLCQQNQTLENQLSQQEGEARKTSVQDLDEVRSQIDALKRNSDVAATKSPKRGEEAFSSQKTDENSSSRNSRLPNATSVETQPECDQNSTDEVDGRNHEMDQIMEQLRRYERLNAELEEQLSTKNQQYEELEKQLNQQQGSNMMMSMHEELNTLDEVRQGQMCSKCLRNVDQSSDFPDDDDQSMLNDLLTATPQHRSSFTMNVQDHVGNQSSPLSTPRNANPYKVLVEKYEALVEVHRGNPLKTSSSKSFQEEMHMSGEFTTSTKDTDEESGHGGSHITTKQHKLTRKTFSTPTDFSEAETSSSGFSDETSNKSTQTDGRVGSFLCTIADGEDCKFSIYDDASPFDSRFRDRPEYRDLFKEIFRVLKKAAENKAEGEELPLLDDVSKTVPPQVPPVTPMNEQLPDFPDDDTQSVMSSTMSELSTQNETTTIVESIIESLNQPIPETVEPLKAECVLRPLVRQPLEYVSIESRKRSSSRKKNKYTERSDSPMTHIIGSPKITYSSRPNSGRRRNNKQSPSAAADENIWNGNTLQFWATTRANVASPTPSQGSGRGGYFEYKPSPASQDLNKLKNLEKTYAEVLRSDVKKQEMRRHRRTK
- the LOC126746204 gene encoding myosin-9-like isoform X4; the protein is MDECMNSDDFEREFDSICFDDLHLAAELGKTLLDRNRELETLLKEKQTTIEDQKLEIEYLTKQTVALKEVNDARLRIYEQLEVSIQDLERTNHRLQLENNTEKKNVKSLNANVEQLEARTQELTAAIEEIRESSAKEISKYERLTAALESQLENLCQQNQTLENQLSQQEGEARKTSVQDLDEVRSQIDALKRNSDVAATKSPKRGEEAFSSQKTDENSSSRNSRLPNATSVETQPECDQNSTDEVDGRNHEMDQIMEQLRRYERLNAELEEQLSTKNQQYEELEKQLNQQQGSNMMMSMHEELNTLDEVRQGQMCSKCLRNVDQSSDFPDDDDQSMLNDLLTATPQHRSSFTMNVQDHVGNQSSPLSTPRNANPYKVLVEKYEALVEVHRGNPLKTSSSKSFQEEMHMSGEFTTSTKDTDEESGHGGSHITTKQHKLTRKTFSTPTDFSEAETSSSGFSDETSNKSTQTDGRVGSFLCTIADGEDCKFSIYDDASPFDSRFRDRPEYRDLFKEIFRVLKKAAENKAEGEELPLLDDVSKTVPPQVPPVTPMNEQLPDFPDDDTQSVMSSTMSELSTQNETTTIVESIIESLNQPIPETVEPLKAECVLRPLVRQPLEYVSIESRKRSSSRKKNKYTERSDSPMTHIIGSPKITYSSRPNSGRRRNNKQSPSAAADENIWNGNTLQFWATTRANVASPTPSQGSGRGGYFEYKPSPASQDLNKLKNLEKTYAEVLRSDVKKQEMRRHRRTK
- the LOC126746204 gene encoding putative leucine-rich repeat-containing protein DDB_G0290503 isoform X3, whose protein sequence is MSTIKELVDVSQDDFTRSRMLEDLHLAAELGKTLLDRNRELETLLKEKQTTIEDQKLEIEYLTKQTVALKEVNDARLRIYEQLEVSIQDLERTNHRLQLENNTEKKNVKSLNANVEQLEARTQELTAAIEEIRESSAKEISKYERLTAALESQLENLCQQNQTLENQLSQQEGEARKTSVQDLDEVRSQIDALKRNSDVAATKSPKRGEEAFSSQKTDENSSSRNSRLPNATSVETQPECDQNSTDEVDGRNHEMDQIMEQLRRYERLNAELEEQLSTKNQQYEELEKQLNQQQGSNMMMSMHEELNTLDEVRQGQMCSKCLRNVDQSSDFPDDDDQSMLNDLLTATPQHRSSFTMNVQDHVGNQSSPLSTPRNANPYKVLVEKYEALVEVHRGNPLKTSSSKSFQEEMHMSGEFTTSTKDTDEESGHGGSHITTKQHKLTRKTFSTPTDFSEAETSSSGFSDETSNKSTQTDGRVGSFLCTIADGEDCKFSIYDDASPFDSRFRDRPEYRDLFKEIFRVLKKAAENKAEGEELPLLDDVSKTVPPQVPPVTPMNEQLPDFPDDDTQSVMSSTMSELSTQNETTTIVESIIESLNQPIPETVEPLKAECVLRPLVRQPLEYVSIESRKRSSSRKKNKYTERSDSPMTHIIGSPKITYSSRPNSGRRRNNKQSPSAAADENIWNGNTLQFWATTRANVASPTPSQGSGRGGYFEYKPSPASQDLNKLKNLEKTYAEVLRSDVKKQEMRRHRRTK
- the LOC126746204 gene encoding girdin-like isoform X1 produces the protein MSDGSELHSATNSTLNSLDYWDYTIELECLQSNADLHLAAELGKTLLDRNRELETLLKEKQTTIEDQKLEIEYLTKQTVALKEVNDARLRIYEQLEVSIQDLERTNHRLQLENNTEKKNVKSLNANVEQLEARTQELTAAIEEIRESSAKEISKYERLTAALESQLENLCQQNQTLENQLSQQEGEARKTSVQDLDEVRSQIDALKRNSDVAATKSPKRGEEAFSSQKTDENSSSRNSRLPNATSVETQPECDQNSTDEVDGRNHEMDQIMEQLRRYERLNAELEEQLSTKNQQYEELEKQLNQQQGSNMMMSMHEELNTLDEVRQGQMCSKCLRNVDQSSDFPDDDDQSMLNDLLTATPQHRSSFTMNVQDHVGNQSSPLSTPRNANPYKVLVEKYEALVEVHRGNPLKTSSSKSFQEEMHMSGEFTTSTKDTDEESGHGGSHITTKQHKLTRKTFSTPTDFSEAETSSSGFSDETSNKSTQTDGRVGSFLCTIADGEDCKFSIYDDASPFDSRFRDRPEYRDLFKEIFRVLKKAAENKAEGEELPLLDDVSKTVPPQVPPVTPMNEQLPDFPDDDTQSVMSSTMSELSTQNETTTIVESIIESLNQPIPETVEPLKAECVLRPLVRQPLEYVSIESRKRSSSRKKNKYTERSDSPMTHIIGSPKITYSSRPNSGRRRNNKQSPSAAADENIWNGNTLQFWATTRANVASPTPSQGSGRGGYFEYKPSPASQDLNKLKNLEKTYAEVLRSDVKKQEMRRHRRTK